The following coding sequences lie in one Chionomys nivalis chromosome 8, mChiNiv1.1, whole genome shotgun sequence genomic window:
- the Ppp1r14b gene encoding LOW QUALITY PROTEIN: protein phosphatase 1 regulatory subunit 14B (The sequence of the model RefSeq protein was modified relative to this genomic sequence to represent the inferred CDS: inserted 1 base in 1 codon), with translation MLQLPPGAPAAAXRRGAARSGARELTGASGPEPAGGRPGGGGAGRGPSAHVAPAAAMADSGPAGGAALAAPAPGPGSGSTGPRVYFQSPPGAAGEGPGGADDDGPVRRQGKVTVKYDRKELRKRLNLEEWILEQLTRLYDCQEEEIPELEIDVDELLDMESDDTRAARVKELLVDCYKPTEAFISGLLDKIRGMQKLSTPQKK, from the exons ATGCTGCAGCTGCCCCCGGGCGCCCCCGCCGCCG CTCGCCGCGGAGCCGCGCGGAGCGGAGCCCGCGAGCTAACCGGAGCCAGCGGCCCGGAGCCAGCCGGCGGGCGTCCGGGAGGCGGCGGCGCAGGGAGGGGCCCGAGCGCGCACGTGGCCCCGGCGGCCGCCATGGCGGACAGCGGCCCCGCGGGGGGCGCGGCGTTGGCTGCCCCGGCTCCCGGGCCGGGCAGTGGGAGCACGGGGCCTCGTGTCTACTTCCAGAGCCCCCCCGGGGCGGCCGGCGAAGGCCCGGGGGGCGCGGATGATGATGGCCCGGTGAGACGGCAAGGGAAGGTCACCGTCAAGTACGACCGCAAGGAGCTACGAAAGCGCCTCAACCTGGAGGAGTGGATCTTAGAACAGCTCACGCGTCTCTACGACTGCCAG gaGGAGGAGATCCCAGAGCTGGAGATAGATGTGGATGAACTCTTGGACATGGAAAGCGATGATACCCGGGCTGCTAGAGTGAAG GAGCTGTTAGTTGACTGTTACAAACCCACTGAG GCCTTCATCTCTGGCCTGCTGGACAAGATCCGGGGCATGCAGAAGCTGAGCACACCCCAGAAGAAGTAA